The following coding sequences lie in one Bartonella sp. DGB1 genomic window:
- a CDS encoding septal ring lytic transglycosylase RlpA family protein: MRDKLFYITSIITLSVSLSSCGITDFNSKVSDAKEYFPESKYGVAASPRVISDKISIPRGGGREHVGKSYKIKDRWYHPQAKPAKQQVGLASWYGDAFHGRLTANGEIYDKKHLTAAHPTMPLPSYVKVTNLENGSHITVRVNDRGPYTSGRIIDLSKEAAKMLGFIDKGIAKVKIEYLGKAPLEGDDKPALVASYNSKAKLPYSHTMLASNKSVNNNQKDIVIPRQSPRSYNTESHQLAYSVPKPTISPMLAKNLTENTKISPNNIRKITFVAKLKDNKS; encoded by the coding sequence ATGCGAGATAAATTATTCTATATTACATCAATAATAACTTTATCAGTTAGTTTAAGCTCATGCGGTATTACAGACTTCAACTCTAAGGTTAGTGATGCTAAGGAGTATTTTCCTGAATCCAAATATGGTGTAGCAGCTTCTCCACGTGTGATATCTGATAAAATATCCATACCCCGTGGAGGTGGACGTGAACATGTAGGAAAATCTTACAAAATAAAAGATAGATGGTATCATCCACAAGCAAAACCAGCAAAACAACAAGTTGGTTTAGCTTCTTGGTATGGTGACGCATTTCACGGAAGATTAACAGCGAATGGCGAAATTTATGACAAAAAACATTTAACTGCAGCTCATCCTACTATGCCCTTGCCTAGTTATGTAAAAGTTACAAATTTAGAAAATGGTTCACATATCACTGTAAGAGTTAATGATAGAGGACCATATACTTCTGGTAGAATTATTGATCTATCTAAAGAAGCTGCAAAAATGTTAGGATTTATTGATAAAGGTATAGCAAAAGTAAAAATAGAATATTTAGGAAAGGCTCCTCTAGAAGGAGATGATAAACCTGCGTTAGTTGCGTCTTATAACTCTAAAGCTAAATTACCTTATAGTCACACTATGTTAGCATCTAATAAATCTGTAAACAATAATCAAAAGGATATTGTTATACCGAGACAAAGTCCGCGTTCTTATAATACTGAAAGCCATCAACTTGCTTATTCAGTTCCTAAACCAACTATTAGTCCTATGCTAGCAAAAAATCTTACAGAAAATACTAAAATTAGCCCTAATAACATTAGAAAAATAACTTTTGTAGCTAAATTAAAAGATAATAAGTCTTAA
- a CDS encoding aminotransferase class V-fold PLP-dependent enzyme codes for MYDINKIRQDFPILSRRVNDVPLVYLDSGASAQKPKIVLQKIEDIYKNHYANIHRGLHFLSNEATLLYEEARTKVQKFLNAQRDHEIIFTKNATEAINLVSYSWGFDNLTRDDEIILTVMEHHANIIPWHFLREKLGVKLIFANVDENGNLLLDDIKKLVTNKTKLIAFTHMSNVLGTITPVKDICAYAKSKNIATLVDGSQAVVHMSVDVTEINCDWYVFTGHKLYGPTGIGVLYAKEDKLKQMRPFLGGGDMVDIVSQTHVTYNKLPHKFEAGTPPFVEAIALATAIDYLSELSYDAIMKHETEITNYAYNKLSQLENINFLGRATNKGSIIAFNINNIHAQDLAMFLDKYGVAIRAGNHCAQPLLSFFNISSVCRASFGLYTNHNDIDHFVNSLNKIKGFF; via the coding sequence ATGTATGATATCAATAAAATTCGTCAAGACTTTCCTATTTTATCTCGTAGAGTGAATGATGTTCCCTTAGTATATTTGGATTCTGGAGCATCTGCACAAAAGCCTAAAATAGTTTTACAAAAGATAGAAGATATTTATAAAAATCATTATGCTAATATCCATCGTGGATTACATTTTTTATCTAATGAAGCTACCCTTTTATATGAGGAAGCACGTACTAAAGTGCAAAAATTTCTAAATGCTCAACGGGATCATGAAATAATTTTTACTAAAAATGCTACTGAGGCTATTAATTTAGTATCTTATAGCTGGGGTTTTGATAATTTAACTAGAGATGATGAAATTATTCTTACCGTTATGGAGCATCATGCTAACATTATTCCATGGCATTTTTTAAGAGAAAAATTAGGGGTTAAATTAATTTTTGCAAATGTTGACGAAAATGGTAATTTACTCTTAGATGATATTAAAAAATTAGTTACTAATAAAACCAAATTAATAGCTTTCACACATATGTCTAATGTTTTAGGTACTATCACTCCTGTGAAAGATATTTGTGCTTATGCTAAATCTAAAAATATTGCTACTTTAGTTGATGGCAGCCAAGCAGTAGTACATATGTCAGTTGATGTAACTGAAATTAATTGTGATTGGTATGTTTTTACAGGGCATAAATTATATGGTCCTACGGGGATTGGAGTATTATATGCCAAAGAAGATAAACTAAAACAAATGCGCCCCTTTTTGGGCGGTGGTGATATGGTAGATATCGTATCACAAACGCATGTAACTTATAATAAACTTCCACATAAGTTTGAAGCTGGAACTCCTCCTTTTGTAGAGGCTATAGCTTTAGCTACAGCAATTGATTATCTGTCAGAACTTAGCTATGACGCTATTATGAAACATGAAACAGAAATTACTAATTATGCTTATAATAAATTATCACAATTAGAAAATATTAATTTTTTAGGTAGAGCAACCAATAAAGGCTCTATTATTGCTTTTAATATCAATAATATCCACGCACAAGATCTTGCCATGTTTTTAGATAAATATGGCGTTGCTATTCGAGCGGGTAATCATTGTGCACAACCATTATTGTCATTTTTTAATATATCCTCAGTCTGTAGAGCTTCTTTTGGATTATATACTAATCATAATGACATAGATCATTTTGTTAACTCTTTAAATAAAATAAAAGGTTTTTTTTAA
- the sufD gene encoding Fe-S cluster assembly protein SufD, which yields MSHVKGDLHLPSELALEENFNLILDKISPTDDLSKQRKNAFQQFKSFGLPSKKIEKWHYSDLRKLLTEKAIKSNCLEYKNNAENSLLFPNSLLISEKAINDIDVVNVKEYLKDGNLFSSSFAPAKDDISTNLNTAFSNNGWIISVKENSHVKTPIELGYNVSDDTQLHCTHEINIEKNAKVFFVEKYQDTEKTKDTFATSTTRLDIGENSDVVWFIFHDTTNQQQLSRFEANLGKNSKLTLFYFNIKNNNFIRQEILVNLNDSNANFQLRAINLLSGDSHNDLTMEVKHKAENTISKEIIHNILSQKAKGIFQGVIKVAKEAQKTDAKMNCNSLLLSDTVEFNAKPELEIFAEDVACGHGATVSEINKNHLFYLMARGIEKDIARSLIVKAFIAELLEDLKQEEQIEILLNYTDKWLLNNL from the coding sequence ATGTCACATGTTAAAGGAGATCTGCATCTTCCTAGTGAATTAGCCTTAGAAGAAAATTTTAATTTGATATTAGATAAAATTTCACCTACAGATGATTTATCTAAACAAAGAAAAAATGCCTTTCAGCAATTTAAATCTTTTGGCTTACCCTCCAAAAAGATTGAAAAATGGCATTATAGCGATCTACGTAAGCTATTGACAGAAAAAGCTATAAAATCTAATTGTTTAGAATATAAAAACAATGCTGAAAATAGTCTATTATTCCCGAATTCTTTATTAATTTCTGAAAAGGCTATTAACGATATTGATGTCGTGAATGTTAAAGAATATCTTAAGGATGGTAATTTATTTTCTTCTAGTTTCGCACCTGCAAAAGATGATATAAGCACCAATTTAAACACAGCTTTTAGTAATAATGGTTGGATTATTTCTGTTAAAGAAAATTCTCACGTAAAAACTCCTATTGAATTAGGATATAATGTTAGTGATGATACACAATTACACTGTACACATGAAATTAATATAGAGAAAAATGCTAAAGTATTTTTTGTAGAAAAATACCAAGATACAGAAAAAACAAAAGATACATTTGCTACTAGTACTACTAGATTAGATATTGGTGAAAACTCAGACGTTGTTTGGTTTATTTTCCATGATACAACAAATCAACAACAATTGTCGAGATTTGAAGCTAATTTAGGTAAAAATAGTAAATTAACTTTATTTTACTTTAACATAAAAAATAATAATTTTATTCGACAAGAAATTTTAGTTAATTTAAATGATTCAAATGCTAATTTTCAATTACGGGCAATTAATTTATTATCTGGAGATAGTCATAACGATTTGACCATGGAAGTAAAACACAAAGCAGAAAATACTATTTCTAAAGAAATTATTCATAATATCTTATCACAAAAGGCAAAAGGAATTTTCCAAGGTGTGATAAAAGTTGCTAAAGAAGCACAAAAAACTGATGCAAAAATGAATTGTAATAGCTTATTGCTTTCTGATACAGTTGAATTTAATGCTAAACCTGAGTTAGAGATTTTTGCTGAAGATGTAGCCTGTGGTCACGGCGCAACTGTTAGTGAAATTAATAAAAATCATTTATTTTATTTAATGGCACGTGGTATAGAAAAAGATATCGCTAGAAGTTTAATTGTAAAAGCTTTTATAGCAGAATTATTAGAAGACCTTAAACAAGAAGAGCAAATAGAAATTTTGCTTAATTATACTGATAAATGGTTATTAAATAACCTTTAA
- the sufC gene encoding Fe-S cluster assembly ATPase SufC, with protein sequence MLEIKNLHAKIANTDIEIIKGLDLTIQDGEVAAIMGPNGSGKSTLSYIIAGRDDYEVTQGDILYNGESILEMDPAERSVKGIFLAFQYPMEIPGVATMEFLKTALNCQLKAKGEPSLSIPEFLKRVKQLASKLEMNIDMLKRPLNVGFSGGEKKRAEILQMSLLQPNLCLLDETDSGLDIDALRIVSNGVNALRSENRSFLVITHYQRLLNYIKPDSVHILYKGKIIKSGDHKLALELEENGYTNIIEGLN encoded by the coding sequence ATGCTGGAAATAAAAAATTTACATGCAAAAATTGCAAATACAGATATAGAAATAATAAAAGGTTTAGATTTAACCATTCAAGATGGTGAAGTTGCTGCTATTATGGGGCCAAATGGCTCTGGTAAATCAACTTTATCCTATATTATTGCGGGTAGAGATGACTATGAAGTTACTCAGGGTGATATTTTATATAATGGTGAATCTATTTTAGAAATGGATCCAGCAGAAAGATCAGTTAAAGGAATATTCTTAGCTTTTCAATATCCTATGGAAATACCCGGTGTAGCCACAATGGAATTTTTAAAGACGGCTCTCAACTGTCAATTGAAAGCTAAAGGCGAGCCAAGTTTATCTATACCAGAATTTTTAAAAAGAGTTAAACAATTAGCATCAAAACTAGAAATGAATATAGACATGCTAAAAAGACCATTAAATGTAGGCTTTTCTGGCGGTGAGAAAAAAAGAGCAGAAATATTACAAATGTCCTTATTACAACCTAATCTTTGTTTATTAGATGAAACTGACTCAGGGTTAGATATCGACGCATTAAGAATTGTATCTAATGGTGTTAATGCTTTACGTTCCGAAAATAGATCTTTTTTAGTAATAACTCACTATCAACGTTTATTAAATTATATTAAGCCAGATTCTGTACATATATTATATAAAGGCAAAATAATTAAAAGCGGCGATCATAAGTTAGCACTGGAATTAGAAGAAAATGGTTATACTAATATAATTGAAGGTTTAAATTAG
- the sufB gene encoding Fe-S cluster assembly protein SufB produces the protein MIAEEETIRQVKKIDVDQYKYGFETNIEMEKSPKGLNEEIIHFISNKKDEPEWMLEWRLKAYQQWLKMKEPTWAKVKYDTINFQDLYYYASPKGHKGPSSLADVDPELLRTYEKLNIPLREQEILAGVQNPTHNQLDNIYSSGKVAVDAVFDSVSVVTTFKKELAQVGVIFCAISEAIKEHPELIKKYLGSVVPIADNYYSALNSAVFTDGSFVYIPKGVRCPMELSTYFRINERNTGQFERTLIIAEAGSYVSYLEGCTAPQRDENQLHAAVVELIALEDAEIKYSTVQNWYPGDKNGKGGIYNFVTKRGDCRGDRSKISWTQVETGSAVTWKYPSCLLKGKDSRGEFYSIAISNGYQQIDSGTKMIHIGENTSSRIVSKGISAGFSNNTYRGQVLAQRKAKNSRNFTQCDSLLIGNNCGAHTVPYIEARNSTAQFEHEATTSKISEDQLFYVMQRGIPEEEAIALIVNGFVKEVIQELPMEFAVEAQKLIGISLEGSVG, from the coding sequence ATGATTGCAGAAGAAGAAACAATTCGCCAAGTAAAGAAAATAGATGTTGACCAATATAAATATGGTTTTGAAACTAATATTGAAATGGAAAAATCACCTAAAGGCTTGAATGAAGAAATTATACATTTTATTTCTAATAAAAAAGATGAACCTGAGTGGATGCTGGAATGGAGATTAAAAGCATATCAACAATGGTTAAAAATGAAAGAGCCAACTTGGGCAAAAGTGAAATATGATACTATAAACTTTCAAGATTTATATTATTATGCATCACCTAAAGGACATAAAGGTCCTTCATCTTTAGCTGATGTAGATCCAGAATTATTACGCACATATGAAAAATTAAATATTCCATTGCGTGAACAAGAAATATTAGCAGGAGTACAAAATCCTACTCATAATCAACTAGATAACATCTATTCATCTGGTAAAGTAGCTGTAGACGCTGTATTTGATTCTGTTTCTGTTGTTACCACTTTTAAAAAAGAATTAGCTCAAGTTGGGGTTATTTTTTGTGCTATCTCTGAAGCCATTAAAGAACATCCAGAATTAATAAAAAAATATTTAGGATCTGTTGTTCCAATAGCTGATAATTATTATTCAGCTTTGAATTCTGCTGTATTTACTGATGGATCATTTGTTTATATTCCTAAAGGCGTTCGTTGCCCAATGGAGCTTTCTACTTATTTCCGTATCAATGAACGTAATACCGGGCAATTTGAACGTACATTGATTATTGCTGAGGCAGGTTCATATGTTTCTTATCTTGAAGGTTGTACCGCGCCACAACGCGATGAAAATCAATTACATGCTGCAGTTGTAGAATTAATAGCATTAGAAGATGCTGAAATTAAATATTCCACCGTACAAAATTGGTATCCAGGAGATAAAAATGGTAAAGGTGGAATTTATAACTTTGTAACGAAAAGAGGCGATTGCAGAGGGGACAGATCTAAAATATCTTGGACACAGGTAGAAACAGGATCCGCTGTTACTTGGAAATATCCATCTTGTTTATTAAAAGGTAAAGATAGCCGCGGTGAATTTTATTCTATCGCTATTTCAAATGGCTATCAACAAATAGATTCCGGCACTAAAATGATACATATAGGTGAAAATACTTCTAGTAGAATTGTCTCTAAAGGTATTTCTGCTGGATTCTCCAACAACACTTATAGAGGTCAAGTTTTAGCACAGAGGAAAGCAAAAAATTCTCGTAATTTTACCCAGTGTGATAGTTTATTAATAGGAAATAATTGTGGTGCTCATACTGTACCATATATTGAAGCTAGAAACTCAACCGCTCAATTTGAGCACGAAGCGACAACTTCAAAAATTTCTGAAGATCAATTATTCTACGTCATGCAACGGGGTATCCCTGAAGAGGAGGCCATTGCTTTAATTGTCAATGGATTTGTTAAAGAAGTTATTCAAGAGTTACCGATGGAATTTGCTGTAGAAGCGCAAAAATTAATAGGCATTAGCTTAGAAGGTAGCGTCGGTTAA
- a CDS encoding cysteine desulfurase family protein, which translates to MFKKRIYLDYNATMPVSDEVATAIMEALQNYGNPSSVHTEGQKANRLLESNRQKIANLFNIDKDKITFTSGATEAAATLLTPHWKMGRSKLVFSHLYIGATEHPCVAKGHSFKNDQVTSIPVNNDGLINIDFLTEALTNHDKNKGLPLVSIQAANSETGVLQDIPKLYALVKNYGAIFIVDAVQYIGRYKISNLSEFADFIFISGHKIGAAKGIGAFINSSNLLAPDPLLKGGGQEKGLRSGTQSVPLIASFGTAAEQINKQLDSNLWNNEKLTYLENALQNICPDIIIYGKNVKRLPNTCYFTIPHKKAETLQIAFDLCGIAVSSGKACSSSRVSINEVILAMGYNPDNGAIRVSIGLETQLSDLDQFIRSFKQILNN; encoded by the coding sequence ATGTTTAAAAAACGCATATATCTTGATTATAATGCAACTATGCCGGTAAGCGATGAAGTAGCTACAGCTATAATGGAAGCACTGCAAAATTACGGCAACCCTTCGTCAGTGCATACTGAAGGTCAAAAAGCTAATAGATTGCTTGAATCAAACAGACAAAAAATTGCTAATTTATTTAATATAGATAAAGATAAAATAACTTTTACTTCTGGAGCCACAGAAGCGGCGGCTACTTTATTAACACCACATTGGAAAATGGGAAGAAGCAAGTTAGTCTTTAGTCATTTATATATAGGAGCAACAGAACATCCGTGCGTAGCTAAAGGTCATTCATTCAAAAATGATCAAGTGACCTCTATTCCTGTAAATAATGATGGTTTAATCAATATTGATTTTCTTACAGAAGCATTAACTAACCATGATAAAAATAAAGGCTTACCATTAGTATCAATACAAGCAGCTAACTCAGAAACTGGTGTTTTACAAGATATTCCTAAATTATATGCATTAGTTAAAAATTATGGTGCAATTTTTATCGTAGATGCTGTACAATATATTGGTCGTTACAAAATTAGCAATTTAAGTGAATTTGCAGATTTTATTTTTATTTCTGGTCATAAGATAGGAGCAGCTAAAGGTATTGGAGCTTTTATAAATTCTAGTAATTTATTAGCACCAGATCCATTATTAAAAGGGGGCGGGCAAGAAAAAGGACTAAGATCAGGAACACAGTCAGTACCTCTTATTGCTAGCTTTGGAACAGCGGCAGAACAAATAAATAAACAATTAGATAGTAATTTGTGGAATAATGAAAAGTTAACCTATTTAGAAAATGCTTTACAAAACATATGCCCTGATATAATAATATACGGAAAAAATGTTAAGCGGTTGCCTAATACATGTTATTTTACTATACCACATAAAAAAGCAGAGACTTTACAAATTGCTTTTGATTTATGTGGTATTGCTGTATCATCAGGAAAGGCCTGCTCTTCGAGCCGAGTATCAATTAACGAAGTCATATTAGCTATGGGTTATAATCCAGATAATGGAGCTATAAGAGTTTCTATCGGTCTAGAAACTCAATTATCGGATCTTGATCAATTTATAAGATCCTTTAAACAAATTTTAAATAACTAG
- a CDS encoding alpha/beta hydrolase, with protein MPEIIFNGPSGHLEGRYQASDDKYAPIAIILHPHPLFGGTMNNKVTYDLFYLLNKKGFNTLRFNFRGVGKSQGEFDYGSGELSDAAAALDWLQSKHPNNNNSWVVGYSFGAWIAMQLLMRRPEIAGFISVGLQPNIYDFSFLAPCPVSGLIIHGSNDKTAPLDKVNLLVEKLRQQKNISIENSIVQNADHFFTDHTDELMSICSNYIDSRLEYMDHKPKLLLELAEN; from the coding sequence ATGCCTGAAATTATTTTTAATGGTCCCTCTGGACATTTAGAAGGAAGATATCAAGCTTCCGATGACAAATATGCACCAATAGCTATAATTTTACATCCGCATCCGCTGTTCGGCGGTACAATGAATAATAAAGTTACCTATGATTTATTTTATCTATTAAATAAAAAAGGATTTAATACATTAAGATTTAATTTTAGAGGTGTTGGTAAAAGTCAAGGCGAATTTGATTATGGATCAGGAGAATTATCTGATGCTGCTGCTGCCCTAGACTGGTTACAAAGCAAACACCCAAACAATAATAATTCATGGGTTGTTGGATATTCTTTTGGCGCTTGGATAGCAATGCAGTTATTAATGCGACGCCCTGAAATAGCCGGATTTATATCAGTTGGATTGCAGCCAAATATTTATGATTTTTCTTTTTTAGCTCCTTGTCCTGTATCTGGGCTAATCATACATGGTAGCAATGATAAAACAGCACCTCTAGATAAAGTAAATCTATTAGTTGAAAAATTACGTCAACAAAAGAATATTTCAATAGAAAATTCAATCGTTCAAAATGCCGATCACTTTTTTACCGATCATACTGATGAATTAATGTCAATTTGTAGTAATTATATTGATTCTAGATTAGAATATATGGATCATAAACCAAAGCTACTATTGGAATTAGCTGAAAATTAG
- the tyrS gene encoding tyrosine--tRNA ligase, whose protein sequence is MHKYKSDFLQILQERGFIHQISLDDELDNLLKTQTVSAYIGFDPTASSLHVGSMIQIMMLYWLQQTGHKPFILMGGATGLIGDPSFKDEARVLLDKQVVENNINSIKGIFNKYLDFETQSNSAVIVNNADWLNNINYLEFLRDIGKYFSINRMLSFDSVKSRLDRESSLSFLEFNYMILQGYDFVQLSKNYGVRLQMGGSDQWGNIINGIELAHKLKMPQLYALTSPLLTTASGQKMGKSVSGAIWLDANMLSPYEFWQFWRNTEDADVGRFLRLYTILPMDEIRKLEKIQGKEINEVKKILATQVTSLLHGKEQAEQAEKTSLQTFELGQIGDNLPTLIITEEELKNGIGILSLLVKANLSSSNSEARRNIRAGGVKLNDIVINDEAYIVTIDHLIEGKIKLSFGRKKHVIIHY, encoded by the coding sequence ATGCATAAATATAAATCAGACTTTCTGCAAATTTTACAAGAACGTGGTTTTATACATCAAATCTCTTTAGATGATGAGTTAGATAATCTTTTAAAAACTCAAACCGTCTCCGCTTATATTGGTTTTGATCCAACTGCATCAAGTTTGCATGTAGGTAGTATGATACAGATTATGATGCTATATTGGCTACAACAGACAGGACATAAGCCATTCATTCTTATGGGCGGTGCTACTGGTCTGATTGGTGACCCTTCTTTTAAAGATGAAGCTAGAGTCTTACTAGATAAGCAAGTAGTGGAAAATAATATAAATTCTATCAAGGGTATTTTTAATAAATATCTAGATTTTGAAACACAAAGTAATTCCGCTGTAATTGTAAATAATGCTGATTGGCTTAATAATATTAATTATTTAGAGTTTTTACGTGACATCGGTAAATATTTTTCAATCAATAGAATGTTATCTTTTGACTCAGTAAAATCTAGATTAGATAGAGAGTCTTCTTTATCTTTTCTAGAGTTTAATTATATGATCTTACAAGGATATGATTTTGTACAATTATCCAAAAATTATGGTGTAAGATTACAAATGGGTGGATCTGACCAGTGGGGTAATATAATCAATGGTATTGAATTAGCACATAAATTAAAAATGCCGCAATTATATGCTCTAACCAGCCCTTTACTTACAACTGCTTCAGGGCAGAAAATGGGTAAATCTGTATCCGGGGCTATTTGGCTTGATGCTAATATGTTATCACCTTACGAATTTTGGCAATTTTGGCGTAATACAGAAGATGCAGATGTTGGTCGTTTTTTACGTTTATATACTATATTGCCTATGGACGAAATAAGAAAGCTTGAAAAAATTCAAGGCAAAGAGATAAATGAAGTTAAAAAAATCTTAGCTACACAAGTAACTAGTTTATTACATGGTAAGGAACAAGCAGAGCAAGCTGAAAAAACTTCATTGCAAACTTTTGAACTAGGGCAAATAGGTGATAATTTACCGACCCTAATAATAACCGAAGAAGAACTTAAAAATGGTATAGGTATTTTATCACTATTAGTGAAAGCAAATTTATCATCCTCTAATTCAGAAGCAAGGCGCAACATTAGAGCTGGTGGAGTAAAATTAAATGATATTGTAATTAATGATGAAGCTTATATAGTAACTATAGATCATTTAATAGAAGGCAAAATTAAACTTTCGTTTGGACGTAAAAAACATGTAATAATACATTATTAA
- a CDS encoding peroxiredoxin has translation MDQINVNSKAIDFTIALDNGTDFTLSNHGKNAVVLFFYPKDDTKGCTQEALEFSQLKQQFDDLNVALLGISPDSIKKHISFKNKYNLTVDLGSDESKDILQSYGVWVEKSMYGRKYMGVERTTILIDSNLNILKIWHKVKVANHAAEVLATVKNIISHG, from the coding sequence ATGGATCAGATCAATGTTAATAGTAAGGCTATTGATTTTACAATAGCTCTAGATAATGGAACAGATTTTACTTTATCTAATCATGGTAAAAATGCGGTAGTTTTATTTTTTTACCCTAAAGATGATACAAAGGGTTGCACTCAAGAAGCCTTAGAATTTTCACAATTAAAACAACAATTTGATGATTTAAATGTAGCCTTATTAGGTATTTCTCCAGATAGTATAAAAAAACATATTTCTTTTAAAAATAAATATAATCTAACAGTTGATTTAGGTTCAGATGAATCTAAAGATATATTACAATCTTATGGTGTGTGGGTAGAAAAATCTATGTATGGGCGCAAATATATGGGCGTAGAGCGTACCACCATATTGATAGATAGCAATTTAAATATTTTAAAAATTTGGCATAAAGTCAAAGTAGCTAATCATGCTGCTGAAGTTTTAGCTACTGTTAAAAATATTATTTCTCATGGTTAA
- the prfB gene encoding peptide chain release factor 2 (programmed frameshift) produces MRLEMENLITELKKILIILRRHLDWDAANKRLQYLNQAVEDPSIWSDQIKAQELMKERQKLEFSVNFITESEQKLEDSINFIILGENEKDEELITEAEQEIIQLQKDLLQKQTEILLSGENDANDTYLEIHAGAGGTESQDWANMLLRMYSRWISKQNMKMQILEIHDGEEAGIKSVSILVKGHNAYGLLKTESGVHRLVRISPFDSNSRRHTSFASVWIYPVIDDNIEVNISESEVRIDTYRASGAGGQHVNTTDSAVRITHLATGIVVQCQAERSQYKNKETAWKMLKARLYEAEIKKREAEASLQETAKTEIGWGHQIRSYVLQPYQLVKDLRTGIESTNPTEVLDGELNAFIHAALAQRIQI; encoded by the exons ATGCGATTAGAGATGGAAAATTTAATTACTGAATTAAAAAAAATTCTAATTATCTTAAGGAGGCATCTT GACTGGGATGCAGCTAATAAAAGATTACAATATTTAAACCAGGCTGTAGAGGATCCTTCTATATGGAGTGATCAGATAAAGGCTCAAGAATTAATGAAAGAAAGACAGAAATTAGAATTTTCAGTTAATTTCATAACAGAATCAGAGCAAAAATTAGAAGATAGTATTAATTTTATTATATTAGGTGAAAATGAAAAAGATGAAGAATTAATAACAGAAGCGGAACAAGAAATTATTCAGTTGCAAAAAGATTTGCTGCAAAAACAGACTGAAATTTTATTATCTGGTGAAAATGATGCAAATGATACTTATTTAGAAATCCATGCTGGAGCTGGTGGCACTGAAAGTCAAGATTGGGCTAATATGCTACTACGGATGTACAGCAGATGGATATCTAAGCAGAATATGAAAATGCAAATCCTTGAGATACACGATGGAGAAGAAGCTGGAATAAAATCTGTTTCTATATTAGTAAAAGGACATAATGCCTATGGTTTACTAAAAACAGAAAGCGGAGTTCATAGATTAGTTCGTATTTCTCCTTTTGATTCTAATTCTCGTCGCCATACATCTTTTGCTAGCGTTTGGATATATCCGGTTATTGATGATAATATTGAGGTTAATATTTCAGAATCTGAAGTTAGAATAGATACTTATAGAGCCTCCGGAGCAGGGGGACAACACGTAAATACTACTGATTCTGCTGTAAGGATAACGCATCTAGCTACTGGTATCGTAGTTCAATGTCAGGCGGAAAGATCTCAATATAAAAATAAAGAAACTGCATGGAAAATGCTAAAAGCTAGATTATATGAAGCAGAAATTAAAAAAAGAGAGGCTGAAGCTTCTTTACAAGAAACTGCAAAAACAGAAATAGGGTGGGGGCACCAAATTAGATCTTATGTTCTACAACCATATCAATTAGTAAAAGATTTAAGAACGGGTATAGAAAGTACTAACCCAACAGAAGTTCTAGACGGAGAATTAAATGCTTTTATTCACGCAGCTCTAGCTCAAAGGATTCAAATATAA